From one Lycium barbarum isolate Lr01 chromosome 6, ASM1917538v2, whole genome shotgun sequence genomic stretch:
- the LOC132600329 gene encoding uncharacterized protein LOC132600329, whose protein sequence is MLRVWKWYQNCLAVHPVKTQVISSGLIWGFGDVSAQAVTHYTAKKHRHHHHHLTTDEDKEFAVNWRRVATTSLFGFAFVGPLGHFWYEGLDRFIRLRLQMQPKSLRFVATKVAVDGVIFGPLDLLVFFTYMGYSTGKDTAQVVEGVKRDFLPALILEGGIWPIVQVANFRYIPVRYQLLYVNFFCLLDSSFLSWIEQQEDAAWKQWLKSIVRLKEQKEQG, encoded by the exons ATGTTGAGGGTGTGGAAATGGTACCAAAATTGCTTGGCAGTACATCCCGTAAAGACACAGGTCATCAGCTCCGGTTTGATTTGGGGTTTTGGCGACGTTTCTGCTCAAGCCGTTACTCACTACACTGCCAAGAAAcaccgtcatcatcatcatcatcttacCACT GATGAAGATAAAGAATTTGCAGTCAACTGGAGACGAGTTGCCACAACGAGCTTGTTTGGCTTTGCATTTGTTGGACCCCTTGGCCACTTCTG GTATGAAGGGTTGGATCGCTTCATAAGGCTGCGACTTCAAATGCAACCTAAATCCCTGCGGTTTGTTGCTACAAAAGTAGCAGTTGATGGTGTAATCTTTGGGCCCCTGGATTTACTCGTCTTTTTCACGTATATGGGCTACTCCACTGGAAAAGATACTGCTCAAGTTGTGGAAGGTGTGAAGAGAGACTTTCTTCCGGCCTTAATACTAGAGGGAGGTATATGGCCTATTGTCCAGGTGGCCAACTTCCGCTATATACCAGTTAGGTATCAGCTCCTTTATGTCAATTTCTTCTGCTTGCTGGATAGCTCCTTCCTTTCATGGATTGAGCAGCAGGAAGATGCTGCATGGAAGCAATGGTTGAAAAGCATTGTGCGCTTAAAGGAACAAAAGGAGCAAGGTTGA